In Ornithorhynchus anatinus isolate Pmale09 chromosome 17, mOrnAna1.pri.v4, whole genome shotgun sequence, the following proteins share a genomic window:
- the LOC103168978 gene encoding keratin-associated protein 11-1-like yields MSPVACCSAGPTVGGLCPVPAAPSVTLCSGDVSCGDALCLPGACPGGSWLLDNCQETCCEPSGCGPVGCGPGPCYVASGRPSSCYVSGPGLAVSCLPLTSYGSGPCAPACGRPVAYVASAGQFPSFVAGGCRPFSSLSGGCSPLTFVAGGCRPQSPLSSGCRPLMLVSSGCGPLSSVSSSCRPLSSASSVCYPLSSVSSSCRPQNLVSSSCRPLSAVSISFRPSLAVPGCCPSPCSRGPC; encoded by the coding sequence ATGTCCCCCGTCGCCTGCTGCTCCGCCGGCCCCACCGTGGGCGGCCTGTGCCCCGTGCCGGCGGCACCGTCCGTCACCCTCTGCTCCGGCGACGTGAGCTGCGGAGATGCCCTCTGCCTGCCCGGCGCCTGCCCGGGGGGCTCCTGGCTCCTGGACAACTGCCAGGAGACCTGCTGTGAGCCGTCCGGCTGCGGCCCGGTCGGCTGCGGGCCCGGCCCCTGCTACGTCGCGTCCGGCCGCCCCTCCTCGTGCTACGTCTCCGGACCCGGCCTGGCCGTGAGCTGCCTCCCCCTGACCTCGTACGGGTCCGGCCCCTGCGCCCCGGCCTGCGGTCGGCCGGTCGCCTACGTGGCCAGCGCCGGCCAGTTCCCGAGCTTCGTGGCCGGCGGCTGCCGCCCCTTCAGCTCCCTCTCCGGAGGCTGCAGCCCCCTGACCTTCGTGGCCGGCGGCTGCCGCCCCCAGAGTCCTCTGTCCAGTGGCTGCCGCCCCTTGATGCTTGTTTCTAGTGGCTGCGGCCCCTTGAGTTCTGTGTCCAGCAGCTGCCGCCCCCTGAGTTCTGCGTCCAGCGTCTGCTACCCCCTGAGCTCCGTGTCCAGCAGCTGCCGGCCTCAAAACCTGGTGTCCAGCAGCTGCCGGCCCTTGAGCGCCGTGTCTATCAGCTTCCGTCCATCCCTCGCCGTGCCGGGCTGCTGTCCGTCTCCTTGTTCCAGGGGACCGTGCTGA